The Myxococcales bacterium genome contains a region encoding:
- the folB gene encoding dihydroneopterin aldolase, protein MSAHQTGRAGDIILLEGIEIPCSLGVTEAERKMRRPVRLDLELGFDLSGAGRTDDLTKTIDYGEIYEVVAKVVGGPDHQLVEALGERIADALFESFPIDSVRLTVRKSKPIAGVLDWGGIRITRLRNPQER, encoded by the coding sequence ATGTCCGCACACCAGACCGGTCGCGCAGGCGACATCATTCTCCTCGAGGGCATCGAGATTCCATGCTCGCTCGGCGTGACCGAGGCAGAACGGAAGATGCGCCGGCCGGTACGACTGGATCTCGAACTCGGCTTCGATCTCAGCGGCGCCGGCCGCACGGACGATCTCACAAAAACCATCGACTACGGAGAAATTTACGAAGTGGTGGCCAAGGTCGTGGGCGGTCCAGATCATCAGCTCGTCGAAGCACTGGGCGAGCGAATCGCGGATGCGCTGTTTGAAAGCTTTCCGATCGACAGCGTGCGATTGACAGTGAGAAAGTCGAAGCCGATCGCCGGTGTGCTCGACTGGGGGGGAATTCGGATCACCCGACTTCGCAATCCCCAAGAACGTTGA